The Leptospira barantonii genome includes a region encoding these proteins:
- a CDS encoding trifunctional serine/threonine-protein kinase/ATP-binding protein/SpoIIE family protein phosphatase — MELPGFETFESFSVDHQFLIYRSLDQRSGKHVLLKLLRQKNPSRKDIQKIHHDFRISSFAKGPRIQNSLELIRHEDTPVLVIEDSGALPLARMFPNGVNSVEKFFEIAMSISLALKEVHEKRILHQALRPGNIWIQPETGVASITDFSSATFSGKDTSPSITPDLSAEILSYIPPELTGRLSRVLDLRTDFYSLGIIFYQMITGTLPFSSKDRNEILHAHLARKPAPVHTIREELPVSISLVIAKLLEKDPEQRYASINGLIYDLELCLGDFQNGDGNSIFVPGSRDIPELTFDPSALYGRDREKSVLESSLDKVFRGETGLVFITGDSGSGKSALAKSFLKSISERGGIVVQGKFDQYETSVPFGGLIHSLRDLVSIFLSKQEKDIREFKRLILQYTGANGRILLNQIPELEFIIGPQPELAELPPDENRNRFYFTLRNFIRAISELSRPLVLYMDDLQWADPASLKLIETFLIYSKIKNFLCILSFRPEAIEPLSPFSKILESIESNKVPRSQITIEPLDEESIYRMLQDLAPGPQEQIQSVASILHKKTLGNPFAVVQLLRASEKTNSISYEFEFKLWKWDLEKVSELPVADNVIDLLCQRIRELSPGVQELLGVCSCLGERFTSGFISKLRFFDTAKLNQILWEAVREGLLTPSHNQDHSLFEESVSSEQAFGFSHDRVQQAAYSLLEEWKRKEFHKKVGIALLTLHGPQPKNRVLFQITNHLNQALDSIDEDALRKNLTMLNYKAGLQAKSSGSYESSLQYLNFALNSLDQEALIKDLELYSNVILETAETEYLLNNYERTMQLLESLENLNLPDLQYIRADAIQVRLYSKMNKVESAVLAGLRAMKRFKIRIPSSPLRVTAVLFKELFLSLILSKGKSDSELVHIKENGEPEYQALIDLFADLGPSAFTYNQNLFALIVLKMFNTSLTKGVSRSSPIAYSGYGMIVNQALKDLDQAVRYSKLAMDLNEKIPFDLVKWKIQYVYAAYLCHWKRLITLDIGLLDDVHNGALQNGDIFYAGFSIQAKMQKKIFASYPIDELLTDIDNAGRYFTATRDDFASTIAKSSHQFIKALSGKTSAPDSLNDAEFQTEEFEKRILEDKNYTALSYYYHDLTKLYYFSGQFRKALEAGKEGEKLIQNAFGLIPFAEFWFYYGLTILSNFHEFSFSERIVYSKKLKLVLSHFEKWSKDCPENFMGFLELLQAEKERIKGKISETIAGYEKAIKLFQESGFIAFQALSCEIAAKFHYKIGNFSLGNHYIQNSIDFYSRWGASVKVAELENRFSNRLNLSLSPEAMGRKLQNQTPDLDQEIILKTYNLLSGEIVLDNLLKKLIQIAMETAGATRAIYFHLHNKNLMVFLAGQSGDTGIVVENLPELDETQYPVSYLNYVFRTGKMISTSGFDSSSIKDFTDQYIKEKRPQSVICIPLIHAGGLKGVLYLENQLVKGVFTENRIQTLELIAGQAAISIENANLYAELEEKVIERTSELNNTINLIQRDLLYAQKIQDRILPKPEATLGGIYILTKYIPMNEVGGDIYDYAEISPGRVRIFLADATGHGVQAALVTMLIKSEYESLKYLDLPPGEVIAELNKEIIAKYSAIKSFFSCLIADVDTEEGTLSYSAAGHPDQFFLSGTTITRLSKSGPIIGISEKVKYHSQFLEIAKGDKLFFFSDGIVEEFNSFEEEFGEDRLLESILKESSKSVPEMVKSVFADVQSFLSGQQAQDDITFLSVEIL, encoded by the coding sequence ATTCTCCACCAAGCGCTTCGTCCCGGAAACATCTGGATCCAACCGGAAACCGGTGTCGCTAGTATTACGGATTTCTCATCCGCCACTTTTTCGGGCAAGGACACGTCACCCTCCATTACCCCGGATCTTTCCGCGGAAATTCTTTCCTACATTCCTCCCGAATTGACGGGAAGACTTTCCCGTGTATTGGATCTTCGTACGGATTTTTATTCCTTGGGAATCATCTTCTATCAGATGATTACGGGAACACTTCCCTTTTCTTCGAAAGATAGAAACGAAATTTTACACGCACATCTCGCGAGAAAACCGGCCCCGGTTCATACGATTCGGGAAGAATTGCCGGTTTCCATTTCGCTCGTCATCGCGAAATTACTCGAAAAAGATCCGGAACAACGTTATGCGTCCATCAACGGTTTGATATACGACTTGGAACTTTGTCTCGGAGATTTTCAAAACGGAGACGGAAATTCTATATTTGTTCCGGGCTCAAGGGATATTCCCGAACTCACATTCGATCCGTCCGCGCTCTACGGAAGGGACCGAGAAAAATCGGTTCTTGAATCCTCTTTGGATAAGGTTTTTCGCGGAGAAACCGGTTTGGTTTTTATCACCGGAGATTCCGGTTCCGGAAAATCCGCGCTCGCCAAATCGTTCTTAAAGAGTATTTCGGAACGAGGCGGGATCGTCGTTCAGGGAAAGTTCGATCAGTATGAAACCTCGGTTCCGTTCGGCGGGCTTATCCATTCTCTTCGGGACTTGGTTTCCATCTTTCTTTCCAAACAGGAAAAGGATATCCGAGAATTCAAAAGGTTGATCCTGCAATACACCGGAGCCAACGGAAGAATTCTTTTGAATCAGATTCCGGAGTTGGAATTCATCATCGGTCCTCAACCCGAACTTGCGGAACTTCCGCCCGACGAAAATCGAAACCGTTTTTACTTCACTCTTCGCAACTTTATCCGCGCGATCTCAGAACTCAGCCGTCCTCTCGTTCTTTATATGGACGACTTACAATGGGCCGATCCGGCGAGTTTAAAACTGATCGAAACGTTTTTGATATATTCAAAAATTAAGAATTTCTTATGTATTCTTTCCTTTAGACCCGAGGCGATAGAACCTTTGAGTCCGTTCTCCAAAATTCTGGAATCCATCGAAAGCAACAAGGTTCCGAGAAGTCAGATCACGATCGAACCGCTCGATGAGGAAAGTATCTATAGAATGCTTCAGGATTTGGCGCCGGGACCTCAGGAACAGATCCAGTCGGTCGCGTCCATTCTCCATAAAAAAACTTTGGGCAACCCTTTTGCGGTGGTTCAACTCCTGAGAGCCTCCGAAAAAACGAACTCAATTTCGTACGAATTCGAATTCAAACTCTGGAAATGGGATCTGGAAAAAGTTTCGGAGCTTCCGGTTGCGGATAACGTGATCGATCTTTTGTGTCAGAGAATCCGTGAACTTTCACCGGGCGTTCAGGAACTTCTCGGAGTTTGTTCCTGTCTCGGAGAAAGATTCACTTCGGGATTCATTTCTAAATTACGTTTTTTTGATACTGCAAAACTCAATCAGATTCTCTGGGAAGCGGTGCGAGAAGGCCTTTTAACACCGTCGCACAATCAGGATCATTCCCTTTTCGAAGAAAGTGTTTCCTCGGAACAGGCTTTCGGATTTTCACACGACCGGGTTCAACAAGCGGCTTACAGTCTTTTGGAAGAATGGAAGCGCAAGGAATTTCATAAAAAAGTCGGGATCGCTCTTTTGACATTACACGGTCCTCAACCGAAAAACCGAGTTCTGTTTCAAATCACCAATCACTTGAACCAAGCCTTGGATTCGATCGACGAAGACGCACTTCGTAAGAATCTCACCATGCTCAACTATAAGGCGGGGCTTCAGGCGAAAAGTTCGGGTTCTTACGAAAGTTCGCTTCAATATCTGAACTTCGCGTTAAATTCCCTCGATCAGGAAGCTCTTATCAAAGATCTCGAATTATATTCGAACGTAATTTTGGAAACCGCGGAAACCGAATATCTTCTGAACAATTACGAAAGAACGATGCAACTTTTGGAATCATTAGAAAATTTGAATCTTCCCGATCTGCAATACATTCGTGCGGACGCGATCCAGGTTCGACTCTATTCCAAAATGAACAAGGTGGAAAGCGCGGTGTTGGCCGGACTACGCGCGATGAAACGTTTTAAGATCCGCATTCCATCCTCTCCGCTTCGAGTTACGGCGGTTCTTTTTAAGGAACTTTTTCTTTCTTTGATCTTATCAAAGGGCAAATCGGATTCGGAACTCGTCCATATAAAGGAGAATGGGGAACCGGAATACCAGGCCTTGATCGATCTGTTTGCCGATCTCGGACCTTCCGCGTTCACTTACAATCAGAATCTTTTCGCGCTCATCGTATTAAAAATGTTTAATACTTCCCTAACCAAGGGAGTTTCCAGAAGTAGTCCGATCGCTTACAGCGGTTACGGAATGATCGTAAATCAGGCCCTCAAGGATTTGGATCAGGCGGTTCGTTATTCTAAACTCGCCATGGATCTCAACGAAAAGATCCCGTTCGATCTTGTTAAGTGGAAGATCCAATACGTCTACGCCGCGTATCTCTGTCACTGGAAACGATTGATTACGCTCGACATAGGATTGTTGGACGACGTTCACAACGGGGCGTTGCAGAACGGAGATATTTTTTACGCGGGATTCAGCATACAGGCGAAGATGCAGAAAAAAATCTTCGCTTCGTATCCGATCGACGAATTATTAACCGACATCGACAACGCCGGTAGATATTTCACCGCGACAAGGGACGACTTCGCTTCCACGATCGCTAAAAGTTCTCATCAGTTCATCAAAGCCCTCTCCGGAAAAACTTCCGCTCCTGATTCTTTGAACGACGCCGAGTTTCAAACCGAAGAATTCGAAAAAAGAATTTTGGAAGATAAGAATTATACCGCACTTTCGTATTATTATCACGACTTAACGAAACTCTATTATTTTTCGGGACAATTTCGTAAGGCCCTGGAAGCGGGTAAAGAAGGAGAGAAGTTGATCCAGAATGCGTTCGGTCTGATTCCGTTCGCCGAATTTTGGTTTTATTACGGTCTTACGATCCTTTCCAACTTTCATGAATTCTCGTTTTCGGAAAGAATCGTATATTCAAAAAAACTAAAACTTGTTCTTTCTCATTTCGAAAAATGGAGTAAGGATTGTCCCGAAAACTTCATGGGTTTTCTGGAACTTCTCCAGGCGGAAAAGGAAAGAATCAAAGGAAAAATTTCCGAAACGATCGCGGGTTACGAAAAAGCGATCAAACTTTTTCAGGAATCGGGTTTTATCGCGTTTCAAGCGTTGTCCTGCGAAATAGCCGCGAAGTTTCATTACAAAATCGGAAACTTCTCCCTTGGAAACCACTATATCCAAAACTCAATCGATTTTTATTCGAGATGGGGTGCGTCCGTAAAAGTCGCCGAACTGGAAAATCGTTTTTCTAACCGACTCAATCTTTCGCTTTCCCCCGAGGCGATGGGCAGAAAACTCCAAAACCAAACACCGGATCTCGACCAGGAAATCATATTAAAAACGTATAATCTTCTTTCGGGCGAAATCGTCCTCGACAATCTTCTGAAAAAACTGATCCAGATCGCGATGGAAACAGCCGGAGCGACCAGAGCGATCTACTTCCACTTACATAATAAAAATCTAATGGTCTTTCTCGCGGGTCAAAGCGGGGACACGGGGATCGTAGTGGAAAATCTTCCTGAGCTGGACGAAACACAATATCCGGTTTCTTATCTAAATTACGTTTTTAGAACGGGCAAGATGATCTCGACGAGCGGGTTCGATTCTTCCTCGATCAAGGATTTCACGGATCAATACATCAAAGAAAAAAGACCTCAGTCCGTGATTTGTATTCCTCTGATCCACGCGGGAGGACTGAAGGGAGTTCTCTATCTCGAAAACCAATTGGTCAAGGGAGTGTTCACCGAAAATCGGATTCAAACCTTGGAACTGATCGCGGGTCAAGCCGCCATCTCGATCGAGAACGCGAACCTGTACGCGGAACTCGAAGAGAAGGTAATCGAAAGAACATCCGAACTCAACAACACGATCAATCTGATTCAGAGAGACTTACTCTATGCGCAGAAGATCCAAGATAGAATTCTCCCGAAACCGGAAGCCACGTTAGGCGGCATATACATCTTAACCAAATACATACCGATGAACGAGGTCGGAGGCGATATCTACGACTACGCGGAGATTTCTCCCGGCCGAGTAAGAATCTTTTTAGCGGACGCGACCGGCCACGGCGTTCAAGCCGCGTTAGTCACCATGTTGATCAAATCGGAATACGAAAGTTTAAAGTATCTCGATCTTCCTCCGGGTGAAGTGATCGCGGAACTCAACAAAGAGATCATCGCAAAATACAGCGCAATCAAATCCTTCTTCAGTTGTCTCATCGCGGACGTGGATACCGAAGAAGGAACCCTTTCCTACTCGGCCGCGGGACATCCGGATCAATTTTTTCTTTCCGGAACCACGATTACAAGATTGTCCAAAAGCGGACCGATCATCGGGATTTCGGAAAAGGTAAAGTATCATTCTCAGTTTTTGGAAATCGCAAAAGGGGATAAGTTATTTTTCTTTTCAGACGGAATCGTCGAGGAATTCAATTCATTCGAGGAAGAATTCGGAGAAGACAGACTTTTGGAATCCATACTCAAGGAATCCTCCAAATCCGTACCCGAGATGGTCAAATCGGTTTTTGCGGACGTTCAATCCTTTCTTTCCGGCCAACAAGCGCAAGACGACATCACCTTCCTTTCCGTCGAAATTCTCTAA
- a CDS encoding potassium-transporting ATPase subunit F translates to MNLETIAALSLGGLCLVYLAYSVFKPERF, encoded by the coding sequence ATGAATTTAGAAACTATTGCCGCTCTTTCTCTCGGCGGCTTGTGTCTTGTTTATCTTGCGTATTCCGTCTTCAAACCGGAAAGGTTCTAA
- the kdpA gene encoding potassium-transporting ATPase subunit KdpA, translating to MVTEWIQLSIFLFTIVLLSPLLGAYLYKVFTSSTTLRFESILYRICGIDPSKNMNWKEYTISLILFNVFGFVLLFIILLFQNILLLNPGNFPGLDPYLAFNTAVSFTTNTNWQAYSGEVSLSYFSQSVGLTTQNFLSAATGLCVLLVLARGISANSNSELGNFWKDLVRGILYILFPLSFILALFLTGSGVVQTFSDSITATTLEGNVQILPLGPAASQIAIKQLGTNGGGFFGVNSAHPFENPTPISNFLQMISILILPGACVFLYGRIVGNLKHAWVIFSVMFSVFCLGLLAVWFSESSFNPISNTFGFWEGKEVRFGILNSSIWATATTVASNGSVNAMHDSFSPLGGLVEILNIQLGEVIFGGVGAGMYGMILFVLLTVFLSGIMVGRSPEYLGKKIEKREIQMSILGILLPSTVILLFTAISVSLPEGVSSLANRGPHGLSEILYAFSSGAGNNGSAFAGLNVNTPYYNILIGIAMILGRFGVIFPVLAIAGSSADKKRSEVSSEGAFSVEGGTFYVLLLFVIVIVGALTFFPVLTIGPILEHFIMLQGKTF from the coding sequence ATGGTTACGGAATGGATTCAACTTTCGATCTTTCTTTTTACGATCGTCCTGCTTTCTCCCTTATTGGGAGCGTATTTGTACAAGGTTTTCACTTCGTCCACGACACTGCGGTTCGAATCGATTCTCTATAGAATCTGCGGAATCGATCCGAGCAAAAACATGAATTGGAAAGAATATACGATTTCCCTAATTCTATTCAACGTTTTCGGTTTCGTTCTTCTTTTTATCATATTATTATTTCAGAATATTCTTCTCTTAAATCCAGGGAATTTTCCTGGGCTCGACCCTTATCTCGCATTTAATACAGCCGTGAGTTTTACCACCAATACGAATTGGCAGGCATACAGCGGAGAAGTTTCCCTCAGTTACTTTTCTCAAAGTGTGGGTTTGACGACTCAGAATTTTCTCAGCGCGGCGACGGGTCTTTGTGTTTTGCTCGTTCTCGCAAGGGGGATTTCCGCGAACTCGAATTCCGAACTCGGAAATTTTTGGAAGGATCTTGTTCGCGGAATTCTTTATATTCTATTTCCTTTATCCTTTATTCTCGCTTTGTTTCTTACCGGCTCCGGAGTCGTTCAAACATTTTCGGATTCAATCACGGCGACAACCTTGGAAGGAAATGTTCAGATTCTTCCCTTGGGTCCGGCGGCTTCGCAGATCGCGATCAAACAACTCGGAACAAACGGGGGAGGATTTTTCGGAGTCAATAGCGCACATCCTTTCGAGAACCCGACTCCGATCTCCAACTTTCTGCAGATGATTTCCATTCTTATTTTACCCGGGGCCTGCGTGTTTTTATACGGAAGAATCGTGGGCAATCTCAAACACGCATGGGTGATCTTCAGCGTAATGTTTTCGGTTTTTTGTTTGGGTCTTCTCGCGGTTTGGTTTTCCGAATCCTCTTTCAATCCGATCTCGAACACGTTCGGCTTTTGGGAAGGAAAGGAAGTTCGTTTCGGAATCCTAAACAGTTCGATCTGGGCCACGGCGACAACGGTGGCGTCTAACGGATCGGTCAACGCGATGCACGACAGTTTTTCTCCGCTCGGAGGTTTAGTAGAAATTCTGAATATTCAATTGGGTGAAGTGATCTTCGGCGGCGTGGGCGCGGGAATGTACGGAATGATTCTGTTCGTTCTTCTTACGGTATTTTTAAGCGGAATTATGGTGGGACGAAGTCCGGAATACCTCGGTAAAAAAATAGAAAAACGGGAAATTCAAATGTCGATCCTGGGTATTCTTTTACCGTCCACGGTTATTCTTCTTTTTACCGCGATCTCGGTGAGTTTGCCGGAGGGAGTCTCTTCTCTTGCAAACCGCGGACCGCACGGTCTTTCCGAAATTTTATACGCGTTTTCCTCCGGGGCGGGCAACAACGGAAGCGCATTCGCGGGACTGAACGTCAACACACCGTATTATAATATTCTAATAGGAATTGCGATGATCCTCGGAAGATTCGGAGTGATTTTTCCCGTGCTCGCAATCGCGGGAAGCTCGGCCGATAAAAAAAGATCCGAGGTTTCGTCCGAAGGAGCGTTTTCCGTGGAAGGAGGAACGTTCTATGTTCTTCTTTTGTTCGTGATCGTAATCGTCGGCGCGTTGACGTTCTTTCCCGTTCTGACCATCGGGCCGATACTTGAGCATTTTATAATGTTACAAGGCAAAACGTTTTAA
- the kdpB gene encoding potassium-transporting ATPase subunit KdpB, translating into MSRKSKVFLESGVFQEAAIQSLKKLSFRSQAKNPVMFIVFLGALFTTWIVFKDLYGGVYSSFNLQIGLWLWFTVLFANFAEAIAEGRGKARTDSLKKTRTNIIAKKLIGEDISTVPGTTLKIGDIVICEAGDSIPGDGEIIDGIASVDESAITGESAPVVRESGGDRSAVTGGTRVLSDKITIRITAEQGNTFLDKMIALVEGAKRQKTPNEIALTMLLSGLSFVFLIAVISLPFFAEFVAKEGGQHANLPIPILISLLVCLIPTTIAGLLSAIGISGMERLIRFNVISKSGKAIEAAGDIDILLLDKTGTITLGNREARAFYPASGVDEKYLADVAQLSSLADETPEGRSIVVLAKEKFGFRERNLSEMEGEFIPFSASTKMSGVDLKKQGRVIRRIRKGAGDAIRIYLYNFSQKISPEMEDVIQRIAQKGSTPILVAEDNKLLGVIELKDIVKGGLKERFASLRTMGIRTVMITGDNQLTAAAIAAEAGVDDFLAEATPETKLKKIREQQGKGYLVAMIGDGTNDAPALAQSDVGVAMNTGTQTAREAGNMIDLDSNPSKLIEIVEIGKQLLMTRGALTTFSIANDVAKYFAILPALFGSFYALGGTEGPLSALNLMRLGSPQSAVLSAVIFNALVIPALIPLALKGVAYKPLGADKILKRNLTIFGLGGIITPFIGIKLIDITLVLLGIV; encoded by the coding sequence ATGAGCCGCAAATCGAAAGTATTTTTGGAATCGGGCGTTTTTCAGGAGGCCGCGATTCAATCCTTAAAAAAATTGAGTTTTCGCTCTCAAGCAAAGAATCCGGTGATGTTCATCGTTTTTCTAGGGGCGTTATTCACAACTTGGATCGTCTTCAAGGACTTATACGGAGGAGTTTATTCTTCCTTCAATCTTCAGATCGGTCTTTGGCTTTGGTTCACCGTTCTTTTCGCGAATTTTGCGGAAGCGATCGCGGAAGGAAGAGGAAAGGCAAGAACGGACAGTCTTAAAAAAACGAGAACGAACATCATCGCCAAAAAACTGATCGGAGAGGACATTTCCACGGTTCCCGGAACTACATTAAAAATCGGTGATATAGTAATCTGCGAAGCAGGCGACTCAATCCCCGGCGACGGAGAAATCATAGACGGAATCGCAAGCGTGGACGAATCCGCTATCACCGGAGAATCTGCTCCCGTCGTTCGAGAAAGCGGAGGAGATCGTAGCGCGGTGACAGGCGGAACCAGAGTGTTAAGCGACAAGATCACGATCCGCATCACCGCGGAACAAGGAAACACGTTCTTGGATAAAATGATCGCGCTTGTGGAAGGGGCCAAACGTCAAAAAACTCCGAACGAAATCGCTCTTACGATGTTGTTGTCCGGTTTATCGTTCGTATTTTTGATCGCTGTGATCAGCCTTCCCTTTTTCGCCGAGTTCGTTGCAAAAGAAGGAGGTCAACACGCGAATCTTCCGATTCCGATTTTAATTTCTCTTCTTGTATGTTTGATCCCGACCACAATCGCGGGTTTACTTTCGGCGATCGGAATTTCCGGTATGGAACGTTTGATTCGGTTTAACGTAATCTCAAAAAGCGGAAAGGCGATCGAAGCCGCGGGAGATATCGACATTCTTCTTTTGGACAAAACCGGAACGATCACGTTAGGCAACCGCGAAGCAAGAGCGTTTTATCCGGCGAGCGGAGTCGACGAAAAATATCTCGCCGACGTCGCGCAACTTTCCTCTCTCGCGGACGAAACCCCCGAAGGAAGATCCATTGTCGTATTAGCAAAAGAGAAATTCGGATTCAGGGAAAGAAATCTTTCCGAGATGGAGGGAGAATTCATTCCGTTCAGCGCATCGACGAAGATGAGCGGTGTCGATTTAAAAAAACAAGGAAGAGTGATCCGAAGAATCCGAAAAGGCGCGGGTGATGCGATTCGAATCTATCTCTACAACTTCAGTCAAAAAATTTCACCGGAGATGGAAGACGTAATTCAAAGAATCGCTCAGAAAGGAAGTACTCCGATCCTCGTCGCGGAAGACAACAAACTTCTCGGAGTGATCGAACTCAAGGACATCGTAAAGGGCGGACTCAAAGAACGATTCGCAAGCTTGCGTACTATGGGAATTCGAACCGTGATGATCACGGGGGACAACCAACTCACCGCCGCGGCGATCGCGGCCGAAGCGGGAGTGGACGACTTTCTCGCGGAAGCGACTCCCGAAACCAAACTCAAAAAAATTCGGGAACAACAAGGAAAGGGTTATCTCGTCGCGATGATCGGAGACGGAACCAACGACGCGCCTGCTCTCGCACAATCCGATGTGGGTGTCGCGATGAACACCGGAACACAAACCGCAAGAGAAGCGGGCAACATGATCGATCTCGACAGCAATCCGAGCAAACTCATTGAAATCGTGGAAATCGGAAAACAACTTCTGATGACAAGGGGTGCGCTGACCACCTTTAGCATCGCAAACGACGTCGCAAAATATTTCGCGATTCTTCCGGCGCTTTTCGGAAGTTTCTACGCATTAGGCGGAACGGAAGGACCGTTATCCGCTCTCAATTTAATGCGACTTGGTTCCCCCCAAAGCGCGGTACTGAGCGCGGTGATCTTCAACGCGTTGGTAATCCCCGCTTTGATTCCTTTGGCCTTGAAGGGAGTCGCTTACAAACCTCTCGGAGCGGACAAAATATTAAAACGAAATCTCACAATCTTCGGTTTAGGCGGAATCATCACTCCGTTTATAGGAATCAAACTGATCGACATCACCTTGGTTTTATTGGGAATCGTTTAA
- the kdpC gene encoding potassium-transporting ATPase subunit KdpC yields MFKNATIAIRTLFVLTFITGIFYPIVITGFAERLFPSRSNGSLIRIEDKIVGSEWIAQKFTKKEYVWSRPSASDYSAFPSGASNASATNASLKANVEERKKFLLATHPDQKTVPPDLLFASGSGLDPHLSLDAVLFQMNRVAVARKLTPEQILRFKKILEESIEKPSFGYIGENRINVLRLNLKLDGEFGTIKE; encoded by the coding sequence ATGTTCAAAAACGCAACCATCGCAATCAGAACTTTATTTGTTCTTACGTTCATTACCGGAATTTTTTATCCGATCGTAATCACCGGATTTGCGGAACGCCTTTTCCCTTCGCGTTCGAACGGAAGTTTAATCCGAATCGAAGATAAAATCGTCGGTTCGGAATGGATCGCACAAAAGTTTACAAAAAAGGAATATGTTTGGTCTAGACCTTCCGCTTCGGATTATTCCGCATTTCCTTCGGGCGCTTCGAATGCAAGCGCTACCAATGCCTCCTTAAAGGCAAACGTCGAGGAAAGAAAAAAATTCCTTCTTGCAACACATCCGGACCAGAAAACCGTTCCTCCCGATTTGTTGTTCGCTTCCGGTTCGGGATTGGATCCGCATCTCAGCTTGGACGCGGTTCTTTTTCAAATGAATCGTGTCGCAGTGGCGAGAAAACTTACGCCGGAACAGATTCTTCGATTTAAAAAGATCCTGGAAGAATCGATCGAAAAACCTTCCTTCGGTTATATCGGCGAGAATCGAATCAACGTTTTGCGATTGAACTTGAAACTCGATGGCGAATTCGGAACAATCAAAGAATGA